The following are encoded together in the Anaerostipes caccae L1-92 genome:
- a CDS encoding nitroreductase family protein encodes MNTREAINIRCSRRTYLPEYIREKDAKPLFQMIREINKEQGLHLQLITDEGNISKIKMSYGMFKNVHGFIAMAGRKDDPDLKEKLGYYGEKLVLLAAATGLGTCWVGSTYKKDSCVCDLEQGESLEAVITVGYVEADKRTKEKMISSFVKKKGKKADQMLKTEEKIPDWIMQGMEAVEKAPSALNAQPVEFRWKDGKFTAHVKVKNGFEEIDMGIAKLHFELGAEKTGYWELGNGAEFRY; translated from the coding sequence ATGAATACGAGAGAAGCAATCAACATAAGATGTTCCAGAAGGACGTACCTTCCGGAATATATAAGGGAAAAAGATGCAAAGCCGTTGTTTCAGATGATCCGGGAAATCAATAAGGAACAGGGGCTCCATCTGCAGCTCATCACAGATGAGGGCAACATTTCCAAGATTAAAATGAGCTACGGCATGTTTAAAAATGTGCATGGATTCATTGCAATGGCGGGCAGAAAAGACGATCCCGATTTAAAAGAAAAGCTGGGCTATTACGGTGAAAAGCTGGTCCTTTTGGCTGCTGCTACCGGACTCGGCACATGCTGGGTGGGCAGTACATATAAGAAGGACAGCTGTGTGTGCGATTTAGAACAGGGAGAGAGCCTTGAGGCGGTCATTACGGTTGGATATGTAGAGGCGGATAAGAGGACGAAAGAAAAGATGATCTCTTCTTTTGTAAAGAAAAAAGGGAAAAAAGCAGATCAGATGCTCAAGACAGAAGAAAAGATTCCGGACTGGATCATGCAGGGGATGGAAGCAGTTGAGAAGGCCCCGTCTGCCCTGAATGCACAGCCGGTGGAATTTCGGTGGAAGGATGGAAAGTTTACAGCCCATGTAAAGGTCAAAAATGGATTTGAAGAGATTGATATGGGGATCGCAAAGCTTCATTTTGAGCTGGGAGCGGAAAAAACAGGATACTGGGAATTAGGAAACGGAGCAGAATTCCGTTATTGA
- a CDS encoding NUDIX domain-containing protein, which translates to MSKTKFSTLCYIEKDEKYLMLHRTVKKHDVNKDKWIGVGGHFEYGESPEDCLLREVKEETGLKLTSWKFRGILTFLCDDWPMEYISLFTADGFKGELTACNEGVLEWVDKKDILDLNLWEGDKIFFKLLAENGPFFSLKLVYQGDCLRQACLNGEDMELFDILTSDGKPTGIVKERSIVHTGGDLHGTSHIWLVRRKQNGFDVLLQKRSKEKDAFPGYYDVSSAGHMAAGDDYLNTAVRELSEELGVTAEPEEFKFIGMRDSVVKDIFHGKPFHNHELSAVYVYETDLAEEQFRLQKEEVDSVLWMDFGEFEEKARNGEIKHCIFADEIKMLGEFLNCK; encoded by the coding sequence ATGAGCAAGACAAAATTTTCAACGCTGTGTTATATAGAAAAAGATGAGAAATATTTAATGCTTCACCGGACCGTGAAAAAACACGATGTTAATAAGGACAAGTGGATCGGCGTGGGAGGACATTTTGAATACGGAGAAAGCCCGGAGGACTGCCTGTTAAGAGAGGTAAAAGAAGAGACGGGGCTTAAGCTTACGTCCTGGAAGTTTAGAGGTATTCTTACGTTTCTCTGTGACGACTGGCCGATGGAATACATCAGCCTTTTTACGGCAGACGGATTTAAGGGGGAGTTGACCGCCTGCAATGAAGGGGTCTTAGAATGGGTGGATAAGAAGGATATTTTGGACCTGAACCTTTGGGAGGGGGACAAGATTTTTTTTAAGCTGCTGGCTGAGAATGGACCTTTCTTTTCGCTGAAGCTTGTCTATCAGGGGGACTGCCTTAGACAGGCTTGTCTAAACGGCGAAGATATGGAACTTTTTGATATATTGACTTCGGACGGGAAACCTACAGGGATCGTAAAGGAAAGATCAATTGTGCACACGGGCGGTGATCTCCACGGGACTTCCCATATCTGGCTGGTGCGCAGGAAACAAAACGGATTTGATGTCCTGCTGCAAAAGCGCAGCAAAGAAAAGGACGCATTTCCTGGGTATTATGATGTGTCATCAGCAGGCCACATGGCGGCAGGGGATGATTATCTGAACACTGCGGTGCGGGAACTTTCCGAAGAACTGGGAGTAACGGCAGAGCCGGAAGAATTTAAGTTTATAGGAATGAGAGATTCCGTCGTAAAGGATATCTTTCATGGAAAGCCGTTTCATAACCATGAGCTGAGTGCAGTTTACGTATATGAGACAGATCTTGCGGAAGAACAGTTCCGGCTGCAGAAGGAAGAAGTGGATTCTGTTCTCTGGATGGACTTCGGAGAATTTGAAGAAAAAGCCCGGAACGGTGAGATCAAACACTGTATTTTCGCGGATGAGATCAAGATGCTCGGAGAATTTTTGAACTGCAAATAA
- a CDS encoding TlpA family protein disulfide reductase — translation MKQQTKLIGIIVILIALLAGAFVLYQNLSKKYKADTASKETSSGDATEKQEAVTAPDFNAENADGKSINFFSLTGKKPIVLNFWASWCPPCKQEMPGFEAMYKKYSDKVNFAMVNMTDGARETKKKASSFIRKQGYTFPVYYDTEQEAAYNYQAESLPTTYFINRDGEIVSGARGAMEESALEAQIKKLLEEQSEQAHFNAPTPHSLRGLTTLRARCNLPRANNFLTHLCTTRGAFLFHREGRRTFL, via the coding sequence ATGAAACAACAAACAAAACTGATAGGGATCATTGTCATACTCATTGCACTTTTAGCAGGCGCTTTTGTCCTCTACCAGAATCTGAGCAAAAAATATAAGGCAGATACCGCTTCCAAAGAAACATCTTCCGGGGATGCTACAGAAAAACAGGAAGCTGTCACTGCCCCGGACTTCAACGCAGAGAACGCCGATGGAAAATCCATAAACTTCTTTTCTCTCACCGGCAAAAAACCCATTGTGTTAAATTTCTGGGCCAGCTGGTGTCCGCCGTGCAAACAGGAGATGCCCGGTTTTGAGGCCATGTATAAGAAATATTCCGACAAAGTCAATTTTGCCATGGTCAACATGACCGACGGAGCAAGGGAAACAAAGAAAAAAGCCTCCTCCTTTATCAGAAAGCAGGGTTATACTTTCCCTGTTTACTATGATACTGAACAGGAAGCTGCCTATAACTATCAGGCAGAGTCTCTCCCCACAACCTACTTTATCAACCGGGACGGAGAAATTGTTTCCGGAGCCAGGGGCGCTATGGAAGAGAGTGCCCTGGAGGCACAGATCAAAAAACTGTTAGAAGAACAAAGTGAGCAAGCCCACTTCAACGCCCCAACCCCTCACTCTTTGAGGGGCTTGACAACTTTGCGTGCCAGATGCAATTTGCCGCGGGCAAATAATTTCCTTACGCATTTGTGCACAACCCGCGGAGCGTTTTTATTTCATAGGGAAGGTCGTAGAACTTTCCTATGA
- a CDS encoding cytochrome c biogenesis CcdA family protein: MQYLISFLEGIVTFISPCLLPMLPIYISYFAGETTDRPRHKALPNAITFVAGFTLVFILLGAFAGTLGGLLTSHKMIVNIITGLIVIIFGLNFTGALNISFLNSTKRSSMEMKKHSLASSFLFGIVFSIGWTPCVGAFLGSALMMASQQGSMAEGILMLFLYSMGLGIPFILSAVLIERLMGAFSWIKSHYGIITKVSGILLIIVGCVMMFGMMDRFLSFLTF, from the coding sequence ATGCAGTATTTAATTTCATTTTTAGAAGGTATCGTAACCTTTATATCACCCTGTCTGCTGCCGATGCTCCCTATCTATATTTCTTATTTTGCGGGAGAGACAACAGACCGCCCAAGACACAAAGCCTTGCCTAATGCCATAACGTTTGTTGCGGGATTTACCCTGGTTTTTATTCTTCTGGGTGCCTTCGCGGGAACTCTCGGAGGGCTGCTCACCTCACATAAAATGATTGTCAACATAATCACCGGACTGATCGTCATCATCTTTGGTCTGAATTTTACCGGAGCGCTTAACATAAGCTTTTTAAACAGTACAAAACGCAGCTCTATGGAAATGAAAAAACATTCCCTTGCATCATCTTTCTTATTCGGGATCGTTTTTTCCATCGGCTGGACCCCATGTGTAGGGGCGTTTCTTGGCTCCGCACTGATGATGGCGTCGCAGCAGGGCTCCATGGCAGAAGGCATCCTCATGCTGTTTCTCTACTCAATGGGTCTGGGCATTCCGTTCATTCTCAGCGCCGTGCTCATTGAGCGACTGATGGGAGCCTTCAGCTGGATCAAGTCACACTACGGCATCATCACAAAAGTTTCCGGAATTCTGCTTATTATCGTGGGATGCGTGATGATGTTCGGAATGATGGACCGCTTTTTATCATTCTTGACATTTTAG
- a CDS encoding FAD-dependent oxidoreductase yields MKKYDAVIIGFGKGGKTLAGTLAANGKNVALIEKDADMYGGTCINVGCIPSKSFVTSAAFSAKLDSSFEEKAKLYRKAVEKKTRLTAALRDKNYHKVADLENADVYNGTASFLDSRHVAVALQDETLELEADQIFINTGARPFVPPIEGLSDSRRAYISETILSLEELPKRLVIIGGGYIGMEFASIYTNFGSKVTVIQDGEVFLPREDRDIADAVAESLKERGVRLLLSTKINSVRDEETETVVSVETPEGGEKISADAVLIATGRRPNVNDLNLDAAGVELTPRGAVKTDEFLETNVPGIYAMGDVVGGLQFTYISLDDFRIVKSQILGDKKRTIKNRGAVPYSVFLDPPFSRVGLSETEAAEQGYEYKIAKLPAAAIPKANVLGQKTGLLKAVIDTKTNEILGAHLFCAESHEMINLIKLAMDVHLPYTVLRDTIYTHPTMSEALNDLFNI; encoded by the coding sequence AAACGGAAAGAACGTCGCTCTTATTGAAAAGGATGCTGACATGTACGGAGGAACCTGCATCAATGTTGGATGTATCCCATCCAAATCATTTGTGACGAGCGCAGCTTTTTCTGCAAAGCTTGATTCTTCTTTTGAAGAAAAGGCAAAGCTGTACCGGAAGGCTGTTGAAAAAAAGACAAGGCTGACAGCTGCATTAAGAGATAAAAACTATCACAAGGTCGCAGACCTTGAGAATGCAGATGTTTATAACGGAACTGCTTCCTTTCTGGACAGTAGGCATGTGGCCGTGGCTTTACAGGATGAAACACTGGAATTGGAAGCAGATCAGATTTTTATCAATACGGGAGCCCGCCCGTTTGTCCCTCCGATCGAGGGTCTCTCAGACAGCCGCCGGGCATATATCAGTGAGACTATACTTTCTTTGGAGGAACTGCCAAAGCGTCTTGTCATCATCGGCGGCGGCTATATCGGCATGGAGTTTGCTTCTATCTACACCAACTTCGGCTCTAAAGTTACTGTCATCCAGGACGGGGAAGTATTTCTTCCGAGAGAAGACCGGGATATTGCCGATGCTGTCGCAGAAAGCTTGAAAGAACGCGGAGTAAGACTTCTGCTCTCCACAAAAATAAATTCCGTCCGTGATGAAGAGACTGAAACGGTTGTGTCTGTGGAAACGCCTGAGGGCGGTGAAAAAATTTCAGCGGACGCCGTTCTTATCGCCACTGGACGCCGCCCCAACGTAAATGATCTGAACCTTGACGCTGCCGGTGTGGAATTGACACCCCGCGGTGCAGTCAAAACAGACGAATTTCTTGAGACAAATGTTCCGGGCATCTATGCAATGGGCGACGTAGTCGGAGGACTTCAGTTCACTTACATTTCCCTGGATGATTTCCGCATTGTAAAATCACAGATTCTGGGAGATAAAAAACGAACCATAAAGAACCGCGGCGCCGTACCGTACAGTGTCTTTTTAGATCCTCCGTTTTCCAGAGTGGGACTGAGCGAGACCGAGGCCGCTGAGCAGGGTTATGAATATAAAATTGCGAAACTTCCCGCTGCTGCCATCCCAAAGGCAAATGTCCTCGGACAAAAAACCGGGCTTTTAAAAGCCGTGATTGATACGAAGACAAACGAGATTTTAGGCGCTCATCTGTTCTGTGCCGAATCTCACGAAATGATCAACCTGATCAAACTCGCTATGGATGTACATCTTCCATATACTGTGCTGAGAGATACAATCTACACCCATCCGACCATGAGCGAGGCACTCAACGACTTATTTAACATCTAG